The window CCAATCCGCCCGCATCTCCGGTGCCCCGGCCTCGAACCTTCCGTTTTTGACGTCGCGACACGCCTGTTCGCTGTCCTGCTCGGCAGTCAGCAACCAGGCGAGGCGCAATTCGGCGATCGCGGCAGCCTGGTCCGGGCTGACGAGCGGGCGCACGGCCAGCAGCTCATCGCGCATCATGTCTTTGGCAGTTTCGATTGGCTCACTATTGCCACGCAACTCCATCGCCAGCGCGCGCGCAAGCACCGCATTGGCAGCGGCCACGGCTTCAAAAGTCGCGTCCCCGCCAAACAGCTCCTGCTGTGCCTGCCTGATCGCCGCTTGTGCAGTTTCACCGTCTGGATTGGGCGGGAGGACTTGCATTGGTGGTTCATCCGGAACCGAGGTGAATGGCTCGTCCTCGTCTGCACCCCCGCCCGAGCACATGGACAACAGCAGCAAGAATCCACCGAGCCACCACACGCCGTATTTGTTCAGCGAATATCGCCGGAAGGTCGCATTGATGCCGCCCTCCTGCCCTTCGCCGCTATCGAAGAAAGGCGCGATGTCCTCGTCACGCCAATAGCCGGGCTGGTCGGATGGCAGGCTCGCCGGGCGATGCATGAAATAGCCCGCGTCATGTTCGTAATGATCCAGATAATCGGTGGGATCGGCGTAGCGGCCACCCGGCTCGTAGCCGTCCGGCGTTTCCGCAGGGTCATCCTCGGTCTCGGCTCGCTCGCTGACTTGAGGCTCAGGCTCAGGCTCAGGAGCGGGTTCGGGTTCGGGTTCGGGTTCGGGTTCGGGTTCGGGTTCGGGTTCGGGTTCGGGTTCGGGTTCGGGTTCGGGTTCGGGTTCGGCAGGTGGCTCCGGCGCTGGAGGAGCTATGTCAACGGGCGGCTCGCCTGCTCGCGCGGCCTCGCGCTCCATTTCCGCGGCGAGGAACAGGGCCTTGCCTTTTGCCGCAGTCAGATCAGCGAATGCCGAGATCGACGCACTGCCATCCAGCTTCGCGCGCGCCAGCTCATAGGCTGCGTTTATCGCATCCTTGTCCGCCGTCTCCGCAATGCCAAGCGCGGACCAGGGCCAGGATTGCGAAGCTGGGGAGCTCACCTCTTACTGTGCATCCTCGGGCGCTTCGGCGGCAGGAATCGAGATGCTCGGCTCGAGCGCATACCGCAGCTGCTCTTCCGTCATTCCCGTCAGTTCCATCACCCGTGCACGCTCTTCGGATTGCAGATCAGCATAGTTGCGGGGCTCTGCCACGCCTGCGAGCTGCTCTTCCAGTCCCTCGAAATCGAGCATCTGCTCCCACATCGCCTCATTGCTGAACATGCGGGCCATGATGCGCGGATCGCTCGACATGGACCAGCTTTCGCGGGCGAACACCGTGCCGGTGTCGGTCTGGAAAAATGCCTCGATATCTTCGAGCTGAGCCTGCGTGAAATAGATGGCGTAAAGCTCTGTCATGACTTCGCGCATCATCGGCTCCATCACTTCGCCCATGCGCACCATCATCTGCTCCGCCGCGGCCATTTCCGCAGCCTGCCGGTCGCGCCAGATCGGATCGACGATATCGAGCGTGGCGATGACGCTTTCGTCATCCATCTCTTCGGTGGGGGCCATATAGCCGAGCGCCTGGTCGAGCGCATCGCGCGGGTCCTGCTCCATTTCGGCCATAGGTCCGAGGATACCGCCGACCGCGCCGCCCATCATTTCGCCAAAAGTGCCTTCGGGGATGAAGAGATCGATGATGCGGCGTGCGGTGGGAAGACGCGCTTCCTGTTCGGCGGTCAGCGGTTCCGCTTCAAACATCGCGCCGAGGGCTGCGAAGGCGTCGGCCGTCTCAGCTTCCTGCGTCTCCTGATAATTGTCCTGCGCGAGCACGGGCTGCGCCGCGAGTGCCAGCGCCATGCCAGCGGTTCCGAAAAGCGCCTTCATCATAGTCCCTGCCTTTTAGTGTCCCACGCTTTCGCCGCGTTCGAGGCCGCTCAGCGCCAATTGTTCATCGATCTGGCCCATCAGCCGTTCGAGGCCTTCCTCGGTGTCGCTTTCGGCGCGGGCGACGAGGACATCCTGCGTGTTGGAAGCGCGCAGCAGCCACCAGCCGTCTTCGGTCGTGACACGCACGCCATCGGTGGCGTTGACCTCCACACCTTCCGGCACGTCGTCACCGGTCATCCGCGCGGTCACTTCGTCGATCGCGGCGAATTTGCGGGTCTCGTCGACCTGGAAACGCATTTCGGGCGTGTTGAGCATCGCGGGCATTTCACTGCGCAATTGCGTCACCGATTTGCCGAGCCGCGCCGATGCCGCAAGCAGGCGGACGCCGGCATACAGCGCATCGTCGAAACCGTAGTAATCGTCCGCGAAGAACACGTGGCCGCTCATTTCGCCTGCCAACGGAGAAGAAGTTTCCTTCATTTTGGACTTAATCAGCGAGTGGCCGGTCTTCCACATAAGTGGCTTGCCACCGTGGGTTTCGACATGATCGAACAGCGCGCGGCTGGCCTTCACATCGGCGATAATGGTCGAATTAGGTAGTTTCCCGAGGAGGTCCTCGGCGTAAATCATCAGTAGTTGATCACCCCAGATAACGCGGCCTTCGCCGTCGATCGCGCCGATCCGGTCGCCATCGCCGTCAAAGGCAATTCCGAAGTCGCAGGACTTCTCGGCGACCACGGCCTTCAGGTCCGCAAGGTTCGCCTCGACAGTGGGATCAGGGTGATGATTGGGAAAGTTTCCGTCGACTTCAGTGAACAGCAAATGGTGCGTGCCCGGCAGCTTCGCGGCGAGCTTCTCCAGAGCCGGACCGGCAGCGCCATTCCCCGCATCCCACGCGACGGTAAGGCCATCGAGCGCGGCAGTATCGATACCGGCGAGCGCGCCGAGCATATTGTCGACATACTCATCGAGGATCTCGACTTTCTCGACACTCCCGGCGCCATCGACCCAATCACCGGCTGCAGCCATTTCGCCGAGCCGCTGGATGTCCGCCCCGAAGAACGGGCGGCCCCGAAATACCATCTTGAAGCCATTGTAATTGGCGGGATTGTGGCTGCCAGTTATCTGAATGCCGCCATCTACCTCTTCGGCTGAGGCTTCCGCGTAATAGAGCATCGGCGTTGCGCCCATGCCGATGCAGCGCACGTCGCAGCCGCTCGATGTCAGCCCTTCCACCAGCGCGTGTTCGAGGATCGGCGAGCTGACGCGGCCATCATAGCCCACAGCCACCATCGGCTTCCGGCCGTCGCCAATATCGCGGACGAGCAGCGTGCCGAAACCGCGGCCGATCGCGCGCGCATCGTCAGGGCCAAGCGTTTCGCCAATAATCCCGCGAATGTCATATTCGCGCAGCGATGTCGGGTGGAAATTGTGAGACATGGATGCAGAACCTTTCGTTGGCTCTGCGGTAGCTTAGCGCACTTCGTGGGGCAACTCATCCAGCAGCAAATCCCGCGCGGCATTCGCTTCATGGACCTGGTCGTTAGAGCCGCCCCGGTCCGGGTGGACCATCGCGATCAGACGCTTGTGCGCGGCCATGATATCGGCTCGGTTGGCCCCTGCCTCCACACCGAGCAGGCGACGGGCGCGGAAGATCGCCTGATTGCGTGTCGAAATCTTTGGCTGCCACGGCCAGCGCCCGACAATCCAGCGATAGGCAATGAGGCCCACCGCGACGAGGACGATCAGGCGCATCATCTCAGGCGGGCTCTTTCGCTGGCTCGGTAATTGGTCGCACCGGCTCGCCCGCCTCAGGCTTTCCCGGCATCGGCAGGCGCAAATTCTGAACCAGGTTGCGCAATTCCTGCCGCGCGACGAGGTGGCTGGTGCCGAGTTCACCCAGATGCCCCTTGTCGAGCAGCGTCAGCCCGCTGGGAAACAGCTCGCGGTAAATCACGCGCTCGCTCATCCCCTGCACCGGGCGGAAACCGACACGCTTGGAAAGCTCTGTCAGCGCCTGATCGATGCGCCGCTGGTTACGCGCATCGGCATAGCCGGTGCGGTTGCGCACCACGACCCAGTCCATCTCGCGCCTGTTCTCGTCGATCTGCGCGCGGCTGCGCTTGATCCGCGCTTCCCAGATCAGCTCGGCATAGAAGGACAGCTTGCGAACCTTGAAGGTCTCGGCATCGACTTGCCCGATCAGGTCGAAATCGACGAAACTGTCGTTCATCGGCGTCACCAGCGTATCGGCACTCGCCGCGGCATGGCGCGCGAAGGGATCATCGCGCCCCGGCGTATCGAAGATCATGAAGTCCGCGCCTTCGCTGATGCGCGCCGCCTCCTCTTCCAACGCCTCGATCGTATCGCCATGGCAGCGATCGAACACGGGCCCCGGCAGCTGCGTGTTGCGGCGCTTCTGCGTATCGGCGCGGTTCTCGCAATAGCGGAAGAAAGTCGCCTGCCGCGTGTCGAGATCGAGCGCTGCGACTTTCGCGCCCTGATAGGCGAGCGCCACGGCCACGTGCACAGCGGTGGTCGATTTGCCCGTTCCGCCCTTTTCATTGGCAAAGACAATGCGATGGGGGGTAGTCACGTCGGCTCTTTCTCTCATGGCAATGCGCGTCTAGCGTGCGCTTCAAACAGTACAGCCAAGGCATGCACCCATGCAAACCATCACGACAATTGTTAATCTCCGCGAAGCTGTGGATGAATTGCGCAGCTCAGGAAGCGTGGCGCTGGTGCCCACGATGGGCGCACTGCACGATGGCCACCTGACCCTGATGCGCGAAGCGGCAAAACATGCGGATCATGTGGTCGCATCGATCTTCGTTAATCCGCGCCAGTTCGGCCCGAATGAGGATCTCGACGCATATCCGCGCCAACTGGCTGAAGATTCTTCAAAACTGGAAGGCGAAGGCGTCGCGCTGCTGTGGCACCCGGGTTTGGAGGCGATGTACCCGGACGGATATTCGACGAACATTTCGGTTTCCGGCGTCAGTGCTGGCCTGTGCGGTGCGGACCGGCCCGGCCATTTCGACGGCGTTGCGACGGTGGTGTGCAAGCTCTTCAACCAGGTGCGCCCGGACATGGCCTTCTTCGGAGAAAAGGACTGGCAGCAACTCGCGGTCATCCGCCGGATGGCACGCGATCTCGACCTGTCCTTCCCGCACGTCGATGCCATTCACGGTGTGCCGACCGTGCGCGAGGCGGACGGTTTGGCGATGAGCAGCCGCAATGCGTATCTCTCGCCAGAGGAGCGCGAAGCCGCCGCCACCCTGCCGCGCGCCATGAAAGAAGCGATCGCCCGGATTCTCGACGGGCAAGAAGTCACCCCCACGCTCGGCATGCTGGAAGACCAGCTGCTCGGCGCGGGCTTCGCATCCGTCGATTATGCCGAGCTGCGCGATGCGGACAGCGTAGCATTGCTCGATAAAGACAATGGCAATGCGCGCCTCTTTGTCGCTGCGCGGATCGGCAAGCCGCGGCTGATCGACAATATGGCGGTCGCATGAGCATGCGGTGGGGCGCGATCCTGACTCTGCTCGCTGCCATGCTGCTTTCGGCATGCAGCAATGATATCGAAGTCGAACCGCCGCCCCGTGTCGAAGACCAGCCGGTGCTCGGCAATCAGACATCGACGATGCAGGTGCCGCTGCAAATCTCGCTCGACGAGGTACAGCGCGCGCTCGAAGCCCGCACCCCGCGTCGCCTGTGGCGTATGAATGAACGGCGCAGCGATTGCATTCCGGCCACTCGCGTGAACCCGCTCGGGCTGGAATTCAACGTCACTCCCAATATCGCCTGCACCATCATCGGCGAGGCGAACCGCGGCCGTATCCGCCTGACAGGCAGCGGCAATCGGCTCACCATCCGTGTGCCGGTCAATGCTACGCTGCGCGCCGAGGATATTGGCGACATCATCAGCGGCGAGACGGCAGATGCCTCGGCCGCTGTCGTGCTGCATGCGCGCCTTTCGATGACGGACAATTGGGGCATGCGCGCCGATCTCGATCTCGATTATTCGTGGAGCGAGGAGCCGGGCATCGACTTCCTTGGCCAGCGGATCAATTTCACCGAGCGCGTCGATGAAGAGCTCGATACTGTCATTCGCGATATCGAGCGTGAGCTGGAGCGCACCTTTGCGCGTATTTCCGCGCGGCCGCTCGTCGAGGATGCGTGGCAGAAGGGCTTCACCACCGTATCGCTCAATGCCGAAAACCCGCCAGCCTGGCTGCGCATAACTCCGCAGCGATTAGGCGTCACAGGCTATAATGTGCAGGGGCGCCAGCTCAGCGTGAATGTGGCGCTTGAAGCGCAAACCGAGACGGTGATCGGCGAGCGGCCCGAGCCTGCCCAGCCCGGCCCGCTGCCAGCCATGGCGCGCGACTTTACGGGCGACGGCGTGCAGGTCGCAGTGCCCGTGATCGTGGATTACGCGCAGCTGGAGCCGGTGCTGCTGCGTGAGCTGGGTGAGTTTGCAGAAGGCGGCATCACCCTGCCGCGCATCGGCGTGGTCGATGCCACATTCAGCGATGTAGAGGTTTACGCCACGCAGGATCGCAGGCTGGCGGTTGGCATCAATGCCAGTGTGACCCCGCGCGAAGGCGTGGCCGCGCGCTACGGCGAGGCGGAAGGGCAAATATGGCTGACAGGCGAGCCCTATAATGCGCCCAACAGCGCCGTCATCACGATCCGAAATCTCGCCATTCACGGCGATACCGATCGCAACACCGTCGACCTGCTGATCGCCCTGTTCGCGGATGAGCAGGTGCGCAGCGCCATCGAAGCCGCGCTGGTGGGCGATTTCACCCGCGATTACGATCGCATCATTGCCGATGCGCGCGAAGCGGTGAGCGAGCTCGAGACCGATGGTGTTACGCTCAACCTCACTATTGACGAGGTTCGCCATGGCAGAGTGCGCGCGACTGGCGCTGGCCTATTCCTGCCGGTGGAAGTGCAAGGAAGCGGCAGGCTGAACGCCTCGATCAACTGATAGATCAGGCGGCGCGCAGCCTGCCCACTAATAGCCTCAGAAGAACTGCAGGCTTGCCGAATTGAGCGAACCTGGCGTGACCGCCAGTTCCATCGTCTCCACATTCTCCGGCACAGCATCGAAATGCAGCACCAGCGGGCCGGACAAGCGGTCTCCATTCGCGGCGATCCAGTTGGCGAGCGAGATCGTGATGGGCGTCGGCTCGATGGCATGCGGATCGCCGAAGAAAGCGAAAGTCCCGACATAGTCGGCTCCATCGAGCGAGAGATCGGGCGTCTCGCCTTCGCCAGTCAGGTAAAGGCGATAGCGGTGACGCGCGCCATCGACGGGCGTGAAGACGACATTTGCCACACCATCCTGCGGAGTGATCGCCGTCTCTTCGCCTGCCACCATCGCTTCTTCGCGCGGCTGGACAGAAGCGGTGGCGGGCGCACCCGGTCGCAATGCCTGCGAGGAGACAGTCGTTTCGAGAATGTACCCATTGTCCTGCATGGACACCATCGCCTCGCTTTCCGCCATGATCTGCGTGCCGCCACCATAGGTATAATCGAAGGCGGCGGGCGTCATGTAGAGACCCGCCGAAATGTCGTCAGCAACCGGCCTGCCATCAGGCTGCACGAAGAACAGGTACTCCTCCGTATCAAAGGCCTGACCTTCATCGCTGGACGGGAAGGGCGATTGCCCCCGCGCGTTCTGCTCTGCCGTCCAAACCGTCCATAGCCGGTCGACATTGGCATGGTGCAGCCAGAAGATAGGATCGATGGGAGACAGGAATTCCCCCATCAGCCCGCCGATGCTGTTGTGGACGTTGTTGTGTGGCTGCCCTTCAATCACCGCGAATTTGCCACTGTCGCTATGGTTTTCGGTGATGGCGGAATTGAAAATCGTTTGCTTCATCACCCGCGGTGGGGGATTGGGAGCGTTGAACAAGGTTGCCGAGAGACCGGTGTTGATCACTTTGATATCGACGGCTGCAAGCGCATCTTTGTCCAGCTGGCCCGCCTGTGCGTCAGCTCCGCGCGCAGAGGCCCCGCCGGCATACGCCGATTGCATAGAGGACTTGAGCTCCGCAAGGCTCATCGCACCGTGCCTTTGCGACATCTTTGCCTGCTGCGCCGGTGTCAATGCGTTCCAGAACGCATCGACCGCCGCATCCATGTTGCTCATGAATGTCGCGCTATCCGCGTAGAACAGGCTGCTGGTCGGATCGAGCGCGTTTGGCGCGGTCGTCGGTCCATAGAATTCGGGCGGCAATTCGGGGTTCGCGGTCCAGTCCCAATAAGGCAGCGCGAAAGTCTGGTCTCCCGTCACTTCCCGGCAGATCTGCTCGAAATAGCCCAAGAATGGGCGGTGCCAATTGAAGAACCACCAATTGCCATGCGGGCAATCGATCAAATGGATCATCGCCTGGCGATACCAATTACGCGGATCAGTGGCAGGCAGCGCAAGCATGGCCGTGATGGCTTCGGCATAGGTTGCCAGCTGCGCCTGCCCTTCCGGACTAAAGACGCTGTAGCGTGTGTAGGTCGCGGTCGTGCTGGCGAGTTCTTCGGTCTCGGCCTCCGCTTCCGCATCGGCGCAACCGGGTAAAGTCAGCGCAATGCCTGCTGCCAGCGCTGAGCCCATCGCACCGCGGCGATCGATCGTAAAAGGTGTATTGGACATGAATTTCCCCCCATTCGCATATCGCCCGGTTCGGGCTCAGCGATTGGGCAGGATGCACCGCATCAAGGCCAGTTAAAAGCCGGTAATCGCAACGATGGGAGAGAGTGGGCTGGAGCGGGTAAGGGGAATCGAACCCCTCTAGCCAGCTTGGAAGGCTGGAGCATTACCACTATGCTATACCCGCGCCGAGTAGATTGGAGCGCCGATTGCCACCGGTGTGGCCTTCACGTCAAGCAGAGATATCAGTCAGCAGGTGTTCGCGACGCGCTGGGCGTGGGGCTGGGGTTTGGCCGTGCGGGCGGTGCAATGCGCAGGTCGACACGGCGATTGCGCCGGCGGCCCTGCTCGTTTTCGGAACCATCGGGCAGGGCATTGGGCGCGATGGGGTTCTGCTCCCCGAACGCGATCACCTCGATACGGTCATCATCGACACCATATTCGACCAGCCACGCGGCCACCGCTTCGGCGCGGGCGCGCGAGGCACGCAGGTTCGCTTGGTCATTGCCCGAGGAGTCAGTGTGTCCGCCGAGAACGATAGGCCAATCCTCGTCCATCGCGTCGCTCGACAGGACATTCACCAGCACACGCTGGGCAGCGGCATCGACCTCGGCACCGCCAGGCATCGGGATGACAACTTCGATGGGTTCTGCGGGCTCGCTTTCTTCAGGTGCATCGGTGGCCAGGTCTTCGCGAATGATCGAACCGGTTTCGGTGGGGGTGGGTGACGGCGTGGGCGTTGCACCTGCGCCGGTCTCGCCAGCGACGGGCTCCTCAGTCGGGTCCGCAGCAGGATCTTCCTCCGTCCCGTCGCGGCGCACTTCGCAGGCGGACAGCGCCAGCGCGCCCATAGCGAGCGCCAATGCAGAGGTCAGGGATCGGGCAGTGCGGATTTTCATCGTGGTCTTCCGTATCATCATTCAGGCGTGTCAGGCAGGCTGCGGTTCGGGATCGCTATCGGGATCGCTATCCGGGTTGGGGCCTCGCTTGGCCTTTTCGGTTTTCTTCGCGCTTTGCTTTGCGATGCGCTCCTCACTCTTCTCACGCGGCGGTGAGAAGGAGATGATCGCATCACCCGGTTGCGGCTCAGGCGCGGCGGCGTGGGTAAAGAATTGCAGCTCGCCATCGGGCTTCATCAGCATCAGCATATCGGCGGATTCTGGCAGCGTGTTCAGCGCATCCTCCAGCACGAATTGCTCGGACAGCTTCGTGTGACGGAACACCCAGCCTTCGCTCTGGCGCTGCTGCACTTCGTCGACACCCCAGCCAGAGGAAAACAGCGCACGGCCACGCAAGCTTGCAGGGATGGCGCGGTGATCGTCCTCATCCGCACCTTCGCCCAATTGATAGACCTTGTCGGTACCGATTTCGGGCGCAAACTCCGCGCAGACGAGCGCATTGTACGCTTCATTGTCGGTCGCAGCGACAAGCGACTGGAAAGGCGTCAGGTCGAGATTGTGCTCGGTCGCCTCATTGAGGATTTCCCCGTGATAGGTTGGCAGGCCGGCGCTGCGCGCAGGCTTCAATCTCTGCCATGAGGAATCGACGATCATCACCGGCGTATCGAGCTTGTGCAGGCGCTCTGCGAGAGCGATCGTCCACGGCGTTGCCCCGGCGATCAGCAAGCCCGGTCGGCTTGCGCCTTTCACGCCGAGCAGTTTCGCCACCATGTTTACCGTGAAGCCATGCGCAACGATGGTCACGACGACCACGGCGAAGCTCAGGCCGATCAGAATCGATCCATCACCATAGCCAAGCTCGTTCATGCGCAGTGCGAAAAGACCGCTGATGGCAACCAGCACGATACCGCGCGGCGCAATCCACGCGAGGAAGAGGCGCTCGTTCCACGGCACCGAACTGCCGAGGAGCGAAATGAGGATCGTGAGCGGCCTCACCAGGAACAGCAGGGCGAGCAGGAACATGTAGAGCCTGAAGCCCGATTGGGTGAGCGGGTTGAGATAAGTCAGCTCTGTCAGGTCCAGCGAGGCCGAGAGCAGGATGAAGATGCCCGACACCAGCAGCACAGCGATGTTCTGCTTGAACGGGTGGATGCTGCGCAGGCTGGACACATGCATATTGGCGAGCGCGATGCCCATCACGGTCACCGCAACAAGCCCTGCTTCATGCTCGATCTTGTTGCACAGCACGAAGACGCCGACCACGGCGACGAGCAGCACCGGCACTTTCAGATATTCGGGCACATAGCCGCGCGGGAAGCTCCACGCGATGGCCTTTGCCGCGCCCCAACCGATGACGCCGGAAGCGATGGCAGCGCCTGCAATCCAAGGCACGACTTCAAAAGCCGTCCCGCCATCCTGCACGGTGACGCGGAAATATTCGTAAGCGATGACGGCGCAGAGCGCACCGATGGGATCGTTGACGATCGCTTCCCATCTCAGGAGCGCGGCCGGCCTCTGCTGCACTGCCGATTGCCGCAGCAGCGGAATGACCACGGTGGGCCCCGTCACAATCAGGATCCCGGCAAACAGGATGGCCACCGGCCACACCAGTCCGGCGATGTAATAGGCCGCGAGCGAGCCGATGAACCAGCCCACCGGCGCTCCGATCAGCACCAATCGCCAGACACCGCCGCCATATTTCTTCAGTTCGCGGAAATCGAGGCTGAGCCCGCCTTCGAACAGGATCAGCGCCACGCCAATGGCCACCATCGGCTCCAGCAATTCGCCGAAGGCCCCTTCCGGATCCAGCAGCCGGTAACCGAAATAGCCGAAGATCGGGCCGACGATGAAGCCGGCGGCCAGCATAAGCACGATAGCGGGCCAGCCCGTACGCCATGCGACCCATTGTGCGCCAATGCCGAGAACGCCGACGAGGGCGATTGTGAGCGCCTGTGATTCCATGAAACTCCCCGAGCTTTCGCCCCTTCACCCGAAGGCGTGATAGCATGTTAATGCATGAAGCCGGGATTTTTTCCCGGAAAGCTCAATGGCCTTCAAAAGCCATGACGCAGTGTGTGGTCAATTCCTCTTCAGCCAGCGCGCTCGCACCGCCCAATTCGGGCAAGTCGATCACGAAGAGCGCGTGGTCGACTATGGCACCAGCGCGCCGCAAGAGATGGGCTCCGGCAATCGCCGTTCCGCCGGTTGCCAGCAAATCGTCTATCAGCAGAACTCTCTCGCCATCGCTCACCAGTGTGGGATCGAGCTCGAGCCGCGCTGTGCCATATTCCAGCGCGTAATCTTCACCAATGGTTTCGACGGGCAGCTTTCCGGCCTTGCGCAGCGGGATGAAACCGAGGCCAAGCTCCAGCGCGAGCGCCGTGCCGAAGATGAAGCCTCGCGCTTCGATACCGGCAACCGCGTCAGCCTCGAGATCGCGCGCGAGCGCCGCCAATGCCTGGATGGAGCCAGCCAGCCCCTCGCCATGGGCGAGGAGCGTGGTGATATCGCGAAACTGGATGCCGGATTTGGGGAAATCCGGAACCGTGCGGATCAGGCCCTTGAGTTCGTCAGGACCCAATGCGCGATCAGTCGTCTTTGCGCTTCGGCTTGATGTCCGCCCAGATCTGCTTCTTGGCGAACCAGGCCAGGATCGTGGCGAACAGCGTGAAGGCGAGGATCCACCAGCCGGTCTGCTTGCGCTTCACCAGCGAAGGTTCGGCAGTCCAGGTGAGGAAGGCAGCCACGTCCTGCGACATCTGGTCTACAGTTGCTTCCGTGCCATCGGCATAGGTCACGCGGCCATCGGCGAGCGGCGCTGGCATCGCAATGCCCAGGCCATGGAAATACGGGTTGAAGTAGAGACCCGTGCCGAGCTGGAAGTCGGGATAGGCTTCCGTAAGCACCACGCCATCCTTCGCAAAGGTCGACATCTCCTCGTAACCGGTCAGCAGCGCATAGACATAATTCGACCCATCGTGTCGGGCTTTGGTGATGAGCGAAAGGTCAGGCGGATTACCAAGACCGGCGTAGGGAACCGGCGGGAAGTGGTCGGTGGGGAGGCCCGGCTCACGGATAACCTCTGCTGTGTCATCATCATAACGCGGGATCGTGTAGGTCTCTGCCTCGGCCTTGATCTGCGCGTCCGAATAGCCGAGATCGGCGAGATTGCGGAAAGCGACATATTCAAGGCTGTGACAGGCTGCACAAGCTTCCTTGTACACCTGATAACCGCGCTGCAGCTGCGCAATGTCCCAGCGACCGAAGGGACCATCGAATGAGAAGCCGCCTTCGGGGCCTTCAGCTTCGAGATGGAATTCGTAAGCCGGGTTCGGCGCAACTTCCTCTGTCGCGGCGGTGTAAGCTCCGACGCCGAATGAGATGAGGGCAACCAGCGCAAAGCCGAGACCGATGAGGATACCAACGAGGCGGATCATAATTCTATCTTTCCTCTAGCCTTACGCTTCAGGTGGCCACCGGCTCGGCGTTTTCGCCAAGCACGGCCTTCTTGTCCGAGCCCAGCACCGCTTCGGTGATCGAATAGGGCAGCGGATCGGGACGCTCGATCGAGGAGATGATCGGCAAGATGACCAGGAAGTGCAGGAAGTAGTATGCAGTCGCGATCTGGCTCAGCATCACATATGGCTCTTTTGCCGGCGCGCCGCCCAGGAAGAAGAGCATGGCCATGCAGGGGATAAGGCCGAACCAGAAGAACTTGCGGAACAGCGGACGATAGTGACCGCTGCGGACCGGACCCTTGTCAAGCCACGGCAGGAAGAACCACACCAGAATGGCGCTGAACATGGCCAGCACGCCCCACAGCTTCGCCGGAAGGATGAAGTCGAAGGTGAAAGCACGCAGGATCGCGTAGAACGGGTAGAAATACCATTCCGGAACGATGAGCGCCGGGGTCGAGAGCGGATTCGCTTCGATATAGTTATCGGGGTGACCCAGCACGTTCGGCAGGAAGAACACGAACGCGAAATAGATCAGCAGGAAGACGCCGAGCCCGAAACCGTCCTTCGCCGTGTAATACGGATGGAACGGCACGGTGTCGCTTTCACTCTTCACTTCAACACCGGTCGGGTTGCTCGAACCCGGGATGTGCAGCGCCCAGATGTGCAGGATCACACAACCGGCGATCACGAATGGCAGCAGATAGTGAAGGCTGAAGAACCGGTTGAGCGCGGCATTGTCCGGTGCGTAACCGCCGAGGATCCAGACCTGCAGCGATTCGCCGACGAGCGGAATGGCACTGAACAGGCCGGTAATCACCTGCGCCCCCCAGAAGCTCATCTGGCCCCAGGGAAGCACGTAACCCATGAAGGCGGTTGCCATCATGAGAAGGAAGATGACCACACCGATCAGCCAGATCATTTCGCGCGGCGGCTTGTACGACGC is drawn from Aurantiacibacter sp. MUD61 and contains these coding sequences:
- a CDS encoding cytochrome b, coding for MSFPWAKEYQPANGFTKFLDERLPVPRLVYNAVGAGYPVPRNLSYFWNFGVLAGFCLMLQIVTGIVLAMHYAAETTVAFASVEHIMRNVNWGWMMRYAHANGASFFFVVIYIHIFRGLFYASYKPPREMIWLIGVVIFLLMMATAFMGYVLPWGQMSFWGAQVITGLFSAIPLVGESLQVWILGGYAPDNAALNRFFSLHYLLPFVIAGCVILHIWALHIPGSSNPTGVEVKSESDTVPFHPYYTAKDGFGLGVFLLIYFAFVFFLPNVLGHPDNYIEANPLSTPALIVPEWYFYPFYAILRAFTFDFILPAKLWGVLAMFSAILVWFFLPWLDKGPVRSGHYRPLFRKFFWFGLIPCMAMLFFLGGAPAKEPYVMLSQIATAYYFLHFLVILPIISSIERPDPLPYSITEAVLGSDKKAVLGENAEPVAT